A genomic window from Bubalus bubalis isolate 160015118507 breed Murrah chromosome X, NDDB_SH_1, whole genome shotgun sequence includes:
- the SLC25A5 gene encoding ADP/ATP translocase 2, whose product MTDAAVSFAKDFLAGGVAAAISKTAVAPIERVKLLLQVQHASKQITADKQYKGIIDCVVRIPKEQGVLSFWRGNLANVIRYFPTQALNFAFKDKYKQIFLGGVDKRTQFWRYFAGNLASGGAAGATSLCFVYPLDFARTRLAADVGKAGAEREFRGLGDCLVKIYKSDGIRGLYQGFNVSVQGIIIYRAAYFGIYDTAKGMLPDPKNTHIFISWMIAQSVTAVAGLTSYPFDTVRRRMMMQSGRKGTDIMYTGTLDCWRKIARDEGAKAFFKGAWSNVLRGMGGAFVLVLYDEIKKFT is encoded by the exons ATGACAGACGCCGCCGTGTCCTTCGCCAAGGACTTCCTGGCAGGTGGAGTGGCGGCGGCCATCTCCAAGACCGCGGTCGCGCCCATCGAGCGGGTGAAGCTGCTGCTGCAG GTGCAGCATGCCAGCAagcaaatcactgcagataagcAGTACAAGGGCATCATAGACTGCGTGGTTCGTATCCCCAAGGAGCAGGGAGTCCTGTCCTTCTGGCGTGGTAACCTGGCGAATGTGATCAGATacttccccacccaggctctCAACTTTGCCTTCAAAGATAAATACAAGCAGATCTTCCTGGGTGGTGTGGACAAGAGGACCCAGTTTTGGCGCTACTTTGCAGGGAATCTGGCATCAGGTGGTGCCGCCGGGGCCACTTCCCTGTGTTTCGTGTACCCTCTCGACTTTGCCCGTACCCGTCTAGCGGCCGACGTGGGCAAAGCTGGAGCTGAAAGGGAATTCAGAGGCCTCGGTGACTGTCTGGTTAAGATCTACAAATCTGACGGGATTAGAGGCCTGTACCAAGGCTTTAACGTGTCTGTGCAGGGTATTATCATCTACCGAGCTGCCTACTTTGGTATCTATGACACTGCCAAGG GAATGCTTCCAGATCCCAAGAACACTCATATCTTCATTAGCTGGATGATCGCACAGTCAGTCACAGCGGTTGCTGGGTTGACTTCCTATCCATTCGACACTGTGCGTCGCCGCATGATGATGCAGTCAGGGCGCAAAGGAA CTGATATCATGTACACAGGCACGCTTGACTGCTGGAGGAAGATTGCTCGTGACGAAGGAGCCAAAGCCTTTTTCAAAGGCGCGTGGTCCAATGTGCTCAGAGGCATGGGCGGGGCGTTTGTGCTTGTCCTGTATGATGAAATCAAGAAGTTCACCTAA